One stretch of Coleofasciculaceae cyanobacterium DNA includes these proteins:
- a CDS encoding excisionase family DNA-binding protein — MAMLDRQRKIPIPTEADIELSAQSSRVLASLTNSHSHTQKITVESESGKEESLMIPSVAYELLIDILSQLSQGNAVTLVPVKAELSTQQAANLLNVSRPYLIKLLESEEIPYFKVGKHRRILAKDVYKYKAEIDAKRSQSLDELTALTEELDLYEDN, encoded by the coding sequence ATGGCAATGCTAGACAGACAAAGGAAAATACCTATCCCAACTGAAGCAGATATCGAACTATCCGCACAAAGCAGCCGTGTCTTAGCCTCTCTGACTAATTCCCATAGCCACACTCAAAAAATCACAGTAGAATCAGAAAGCGGAAAAGAAGAATCGTTAATGATTCCTTCCGTAGCTTATGAGCTTTTAATTGATATTCTGTCACAACTGTCTCAGGGGAATGCGGTTACTCTCGTTCCAGTTAAAGCTGAATTAAGTACTCAGCAAGCAGCAAACTTATTGAATGTTTCTCGTCCATATTTAATCAAACTGCTTGAATCGGAAGAAATACCCTATTTTAAAGTAGGCAAGCACAGACGAATTCTTGCCAAAGATGTGTATAAATATAAAGCTGAAATTGATGCGAAGCGGAGTCAGTCACTAGATGAACTTACTGCTTTAACAGAGGAATTGGATCTATACGAAGACAATTAA
- a CDS encoding PIN domain-containing protein: MIPNFTVVYDACVLYPNTLRDLLMELATKDLYRAKWTDEIHDEWIRNLKQNKPDLPTEKIYRVRDLMNANVCDCLVTDYQWLIEKLNLPDPNDRHVLAATIQAKAEVIVTSNLKDFPQSELDKYNIEAQHQDTFITNLIDLHPLQVFDAVQKCHQRRKKPPCTFEEYLMRLQKQELPNTVSMIKNML, from the coding sequence ATGATTCCCAATTTCACAGTAGTCTACGATGCCTGTGTTTTATACCCGAACACGCTCAGAGATTTATTAATGGAACTGGCTACAAAAGATCTCTACCGAGCAAAATGGACAGATGAAATTCATGATGAGTGGATTAGAAATCTCAAACAAAATAAACCAGACTTACCCACAGAAAAGATTTATCGGGTAAGAGATTTGATGAACGCAAACGTTTGTGATTGTCTCGTTACTGATTATCAATGGTTAATTGAAAAACTAAACTTGCCAGATCCTAATGACCGTCATGTTCTCGCAGCAACTATTCAAGCCAAGGCTGAAGTAATAGTTACCAGTAACCTAAAAGACTTTCCCCAGTCAGAATTAGACAAATACAATATCGAAGCGCAGCACCAAGATACTTTCATTACTAATCTTATCGACCTTCATCCCCTACAGGTTTTTGATGCAGTACAAAAGTGTCATCAGAGACGTAAAAAACCACCTTGTACCTTTGAAGAATATTTGATGAGGCTGCAAAAACAAGAGCTTCCTAACACCGTATCTATGATTAAAAATATGCTTTAA
- a CDS encoding YkvA family protein, translating to MQNFLSQIKRFVGYVPFVRDAVAMYFCAMDSNTPIHVKGTILAALGYFLSPADAIPDIITGLGFTDDAAVIGGTLATIGVYITQEHWQKADRFFD from the coding sequence ATGCAAAATTTTCTCAGCCAAATTAAACGTTTTGTTGGGTATGTTCCATTTGTCAGAGATGCAGTAGCAATGTATTTTTGTGCTATGGATTCCAATACGCCAATTCATGTAAAGGGAACAATTTTAGCTGCTTTAGGCTATTTTTTAAGTCCTGCTGATGCTATACCCGATATAATTACGGGTTTAGGTTTCACTGATGATGCTGCTGTCATTGGTGGAACATTAGCTACTATTGGTGTTTATATCACACAAGAGCATTGGCAAAAAGCAGATCGATTTTTTGATTAA
- a CDS encoding helicase-related protein, whose amino-acid sequence MQLQDRSWRISYSSNENNPIADFYIPALECAVQYDRKSGFFGSAILSQVARGIGAMLHNQGKMRLIMGCQFSPQDIAAIEKGYELREALAFRLEADLQAPENFVQLKHFEILSWLIANEYLDIKIAVPTKDKGIPIESDRLLDPQHIFHEKVGIFTDSKGDRLAFSGSNNESLGGWEKNVESFHVYCDWEGDRDLERVNEEAYRFEQLWNDLSPNVKIFDLPEAVKRKLLKYTPDSKPSWKKESELKEEQYSRSEVLIEKEEDKSLELPKSQSKLPDPWEIEKEKQAFGQLLNIHQHPGCLDFCLKSIPIQPWAHQLKILRRVADKFPCSFLIADEVGLGKTIETGLILRYLIVSKKVKRVLILAPASVQPQWQEELREKFNLHFWSYSQGKFKDCYGTTTTPALNPWNTQDLVLASSHLVRRTERIEELLAAEPWDLVILDEAHHARRKSPQQRKDTPNRLLQLMQQLRNKTESLILLSATPMQIDPIEVFDLLDILGLEGHWSYGENFCNYFASLSDRPDSHTLDFWQTMSVDYFCRGGSECDRLEEHLTNGDRLLAYKLRDTWKDGKSIVNPKKLAKDTPFLNASRHYLTVNTPLKDLMFRHTRDTLRQYYQLGILDRDIPRRLVSDNAIALEPNREVPLYQAVSDYVRHFYKLAQKENRKALGFLMTLYRKRLTSSFYAIRESLQRRLEGINNISQDDLSDLDDADDAVITGLEAYLEEPVDPKEIEYLEDLLRQFENTGEDSKLSHFLTILRRELSQRESAIVFTQYTDTMDYLRENLQQLYGSQVACYSGRGGELYRAGEWQTVPKEQIKKQFREGTIKLLLCTESASEGLNLQTCGVLVNYDLPWNPMRVEQRIGRIDRIGQVYPTVHIHNFYYDGTVEAKVYRRLRDRIDAFQTVVGNLQPILAQVPTFIEQAVMSADPEEEGVLLAEFEQVLDTPPLRPGLEEMSAMDVQADLKEIRKPLVSSPVTPEQIEALFTNCRMLIAENIFFESKGNRVWEMTYKNKVYSVTFYPEVFDENPSLRLMTFGDYLFQKILEVIISERDRLYCIHQQNTHTP is encoded by the coding sequence ATGCAGTTACAAGATCGCTCTTGGCGCATTAGCTACTCCAGCAACGAAAATAATCCCATCGCCGATTTTTACATTCCTGCCTTAGAATGCGCGGTGCAATACGATCGCAAGTCAGGATTCTTTGGTAGTGCCATCCTGAGTCAAGTAGCTAGGGGAATTGGGGCTATGCTGCACAATCAGGGCAAGATGCGCTTGATTATGGGCTGCCAGTTTAGTCCCCAGGATATAGCAGCGATAGAAAAGGGTTATGAATTGAGAGAGGCTTTAGCTTTTCGTCTAGAAGCTGACTTGCAAGCACCAGAAAACTTTGTTCAATTAAAACACTTCGAGATTCTTAGCTGGTTGATTGCCAATGAATATTTAGATATTAAAATTGCCGTACCTACCAAGGATAAAGGTATTCCGATTGAAAGCGATCGCTTGCTCGATCCACAGCACATATTTCACGAAAAGGTAGGAATTTTTACCGATAGTAAGGGCGATCGCCTTGCTTTTAGTGGCTCAAACAATGAATCTTTGGGCGGATGGGAGAAAAATGTAGAATCCTTTCATGTTTATTGCGATTGGGAAGGCGATCGCGATTTAGAGAGGGTTAACGAAGAAGCTTATAGGTTTGAACAGCTTTGGAACGATCTATCTCCCAATGTTAAAATTTTCGATCTGCCAGAAGCAGTAAAGCGGAAACTCTTAAAGTATACTCCTGACAGTAAGCCAAGTTGGAAAAAAGAATCAGAACTAAAAGAAGAACAATACAGTCGTTCGGAAGTTTTAATTGAGAAGGAGGAAGACAAAAGCTTAGAGTTACCAAAATCTCAGTCTAAGCTTCCCGATCCTTGGGAAATTGAAAAAGAGAAGCAAGCTTTTGGGCAATTATTAAATATTCATCAGCATCCAGGTTGCTTAGATTTTTGCCTAAAATCGATTCCCATTCAACCTTGGGCGCATCAGTTAAAAATCTTACGTCGAGTTGCCGATAAATTTCCTTGTAGCTTTCTCATTGCCGATGAAGTCGGTTTGGGTAAAACCATTGAAACTGGGCTAATTCTGCGCTATTTAATAGTCAGTAAAAAGGTAAAAAGAGTTTTAATTCTTGCCCCTGCTAGCGTTCAACCCCAATGGCAAGAAGAATTGAGAGAAAAGTTTAATCTCCATTTTTGGAGTTACAGTCAAGGTAAATTTAAAGACTGCTATGGAACAACTACCACGCCAGCTTTAAATCCCTGGAACACTCAAGATTTAGTTTTAGCCTCATCCCATTTAGTCCGACGCACTGAAAGGATAGAAGAACTATTAGCAGCCGAACCTTGGGATTTAGTTATTCTCGATGAGGCACACCACGCCCGTCGTAAAAGCCCCCAACAGCGTAAAGATACCCCAAATCGCTTGCTTCAATTGATGCAGCAGTTGCGAAACAAAACCGAGTCTCTAATTCTCCTGTCTGCTACTCCAATGCAAATCGATCCCATAGAAGTATTCGATCTACTGGATATTTTGGGATTAGAAGGTCATTGGAGTTATGGCGAAAATTTCTGCAATTACTTTGCTTCGCTTTCAGATCGACCAGATAGCCACACTTTAGACTTCTGGCAAACCATGTCTGTTGATTATTTTTGTCGCGGTGGTAGTGAATGCGATCGCTTGGAAGAACATTTAACAAATGGCGATCGCTTGCTGGCTTATAAACTGCGAGATACCTGGAAAGATGGCAAAAGTATTGTCAATCCTAAGAAATTAGCCAAAGATACTCCTTTTCTAAATGCTTCCCGCCATTATCTAACCGTTAATACCCCTCTCAAAGATTTGATGTTCCGCCATACCCGCGATACTTTGAGGCAATATTACCAACTAGGTATTTTAGACCGAGATATTCCCCGAAGGTTAGTCAGCGATAATGCGATCGCTCTCGAACCAAACCGAGAAGTACCTTTATACCAAGCTGTTAGCGATTATGTACGTCACTTTTATAAATTGGCACAAAAAGAAAACCGTAAAGCCCTGGGCTTTTTAATGACTTTATATCGCAAACGTCTTACAAGTTCCTTTTACGCCATCCGCGAATCTCTCCAGAGACGCTTAGAAGGCATTAACAATATTTCCCAAGACGATCTTAGCGACTTGGATGATGCCGACGATGCAGTCATTACAGGACTAGAAGCCTATTTAGAAGAACCAGTAGACCCCAAAGAAATTGAATATCTCGAAGACTTACTACGGCAGTTTGAGAATACAGGAGAAGATAGCAAGCTATCCCATTTCCTAACTATTTTGCGTCGAGAACTGAGTCAAAGAGAAAGCGCGATCGTGTTTACTCAATATACTGACACGATGGATTATTTAAGAGAGAACTTACAGCAGCTATATGGTTCTCAAGTAGCTTGCTATTCAGGAAGAGGAGGCGAGTTGTATCGAGCAGGAGAATGGCAAACAGTACCCAAAGAACAAATCAAAAAACAGTTTCGCGAAGGTACAATCAAACTGCTACTCTGTACCGAATCTGCCAGCGAGGGCTTAAACCTTCAAACCTGTGGGGTACTAGTTAACTACGATCTACCTTGGAATCCTATGAGAGTAGAACAGCGTATCGGTAGAATCGATCGCATCGGTCAAGTTTATCCCACAGTTCATATCCATAACTTCTATTACGACGGTACGGTAGAAGCAAAAGTATATCGAAGATTGCGCGATCGCATTGATGCTTTTCAAACTGTAGTGGGCAATTTACAGCCGATTTTAGCTCAAGTTCCCACTTTTATCGAACAAGCCGTTATGAGTGCCGATCCTGAAGAAGAAGGAGTATTACTAGCAGAATTCGAGCAGGTGTTGGACACTCCACCCTTACGCCCTGGCTTAGAGGAAATGAGCGCAATGGATGTCCAAGCTGACTTAAAAGAAATTCGTAAACCACTTGTTTCTAGTCCTGTTACTCCAGAACAAATAGAAGCACTCTTTACTAACTGCCGAATGTTAATAGCTGAAAATATCTTTTTTGAATCAAAGGGCAATCGCGTCTGGGAAATGACTTACAAAAACAAAGTCTATTCTGTAACTTTTTATCCTGAAGTTTTTGATGAAAACCCTTCTTTGCGATTGATGACTTTTGGCGATTATTTATTTCAAAAGATATTAGAAGTAATAATTTCTGAACGCGATCGATTATATTGCATTCATCAGCAAAATACCCACACACCCTAA
- the mobF gene encoding MobF family relaxase, translated as MVCSIGRLYAKVNDYATDNYYTQNQGLDNSQWYGQGAEILGLNGQVSTEEYNNAYQGLDNRGNPLRQRQSGKKYNPGRDITLSAPKSVTLLGLVKEDKEVIAAHKEAVKTTLTYIERNCIFTRTGKGGVNHLQTDNALFAIFQHDDNRNLDPQLHSHCVIFNQTQAADGKWRSMDNRELYQQKMTIGMVYHHELGRRIQTLGYELDWNRDGTFDVRGYSQSQLKEFSTRKQEIEKAVGVEASAATKARACTTTRKSKVHQAESERRELKQIWQQRAKQLDIRHPQVNDRHQQVTNLKDKSKLVIEATEIVSERQVAFPRHILLKESLRQSQGEYCIEDLEREINQSSSLIKTQDGRLTTEAAIDREKQILYLARNSKEKYSPLADIETAKHQAQKLGLNKAQAIALKNFVNSRDGVILCQGDAGVGKTYTVKALKETIDRDISMRGLAPSASAAGELSKGADINCQTLDAYLKISIKSLPKNELIVVDEAGMISSTQMKNLLERGEQTNSRILLIGDTKQLAAVQAGSPLKLLQEKAKLPTIRIDKNVRQQNVQLKEVVDLLSAGEIKQGYQKLNEQNSVKQIPIDSLRLKAVVNDYLTRDVKTQSQTLILAGTNKEKEVITKQVRQGLIEQDKLSRHSQQIHILTPKDLDKFTLIQANGYEIGDVVKFSHTSARFSKDLYYRVDAVDSQTKTLILRDSLGNKQDLELNTYKDRAVFQSETRELRCGEQMKFTRNHYQNQQKQINGQQFTVLGFNANGQIEIKTKGKTQTVNPDALLYSDYRYVDTVHSSQGKTANYCIYAVGSGKSLMLGRESFYVAASRAKHEFKVYTASTKALGLSIEKSRGQENALNLIMKQKLDSQLSTPSREQEFKLLVSAKYLVESQGILDPNNSHSKSYKSADGTEIKRDKDSLTVTHQDKELVFNRDNSTVRNTFTVNEIDRQIQSRNLEMQQHLNQNRTQTQSLTIGRS; from the coding sequence ATGGTTTGCTCAATTGGTAGACTTTACGCCAAAGTAAATGACTATGCGACTGACAATTACTACACTCAAAACCAAGGATTAGATAATAGTCAGTGGTATGGGCAAGGTGCAGAAATACTCGGTCTTAATGGTCAAGTTTCAACGGAAGAATATAACAATGCCTATCAAGGACTAGACAATCGAGGAAATCCTTTACGTCAAAGGCAATCAGGCAAAAAATATAATCCAGGCAGAGATATTACGTTATCTGCTCCCAAATCAGTGACGCTACTAGGTCTAGTAAAAGAAGATAAGGAAGTAATCGCAGCTCACAAAGAAGCAGTAAAAACCACTCTTACTTATATAGAGAGAAACTGTATCTTTACTAGAACGGGTAAAGGAGGAGTAAATCACCTCCAGACAGACAATGCTTTATTCGCTATCTTTCAACATGACGATAATCGCAACCTAGATCCCCAACTCCATAGCCACTGTGTAATTTTTAATCAGACACAAGCAGCAGATGGCAAATGGCGTTCTATGGACAACCGCGAGCTATACCAGCAGAAGATGACTATTGGTATGGTCTACCATCACGAGCTTGGTAGAAGAATTCAAACCCTCGGATATGAACTCGACTGGAACCGCGATGGTACTTTTGATGTTCGAGGTTATAGTCAATCTCAGTTAAAAGAATTTAGCACTCGTAAACAGGAGATAGAAAAAGCTGTAGGAGTTGAAGCTAGTGCAGCAACCAAAGCAAGAGCCTGCACTACAACACGTAAAAGCAAAGTACATCAGGCGGAGTCAGAAAGAAGAGAGCTTAAACAAATATGGCAGCAAAGAGCCAAGCAGTTAGATATTCGACATCCTCAAGTCAATGATCGACATCAGCAGGTTACTAATTTAAAAGATAAAAGTAAATTAGTAATTGAAGCTACAGAGATAGTTAGCGAACGCCAGGTCGCTTTTCCCAGGCATATTCTTCTTAAAGAATCTCTGCGACAATCTCAAGGTGAGTATTGTATTGAAGATTTAGAAAGAGAGATTAATCAAAGTAGTAGTTTAATTAAAACTCAAGATGGCAGATTAACGACCGAAGCAGCAATAGATAGAGAAAAACAGATTCTTTATCTGGCTAGAAACAGCAAAGAAAAATATAGTCCCCTAGCAGATATAGAGACTGCTAAACATCAAGCTCAAAAACTAGGACTAAATAAAGCTCAGGCGATTGCTCTGAAGAATTTTGTAAATAGTCGGGATGGTGTAATACTTTGCCAAGGTGATGCAGGAGTAGGCAAAACTTACACCGTAAAAGCTCTAAAAGAAACTATTGACCGAGATATTTCAATGCGGGGTTTAGCTCCCAGTGCCTCTGCTGCGGGAGAACTAAGCAAAGGTGCGGATATCAATTGTCAAACCTTAGATGCTTATCTCAAGATTTCGATAAAGTCACTGCCCAAGAACGAACTAATTGTGGTGGATGAAGCGGGGATGATTAGCAGTACTCAAATGAAAAACCTGCTAGAAAGAGGTGAACAAACAAACTCCCGCATACTCCTAATTGGTGATACAAAACAGCTAGCTGCGGTACAGGCTGGTTCACCTCTTAAACTGCTTCAAGAAAAAGCCAAATTACCGACCATCAGAATCGATAAAAATGTCAGACAACAGAATGTACAGCTAAAAGAAGTAGTCGATCTATTATCCGCAGGAGAGATAAAGCAGGGATATCAAAAGCTCAACGAACAAAACAGCGTTAAGCAGATACCGATTGATAGTTTGAGATTGAAGGCTGTGGTCAATGACTACCTAACAAGAGATGTAAAGACTCAATCTCAAACCTTGATTTTAGCGGGGACAAACAAAGAAAAAGAAGTCATCACTAAGCAGGTACGGCAAGGCTTAATCGAGCAGGATAAATTAAGTCGGCACTCTCAACAAATTCATATACTCACGCCCAAGGATTTAGATAAATTCACCCTAATTCAAGCCAACGGTTATGAGATAGGAGACGTAGTTAAGTTCAGCCATACCAGTGCCAGATTTAGTAAAGATCTCTACTACCGAGTTGATGCCGTAGACAGTCAAACCAAAACTCTGATTCTCAGAGATAGCCTAGGCAACAAACAAGATTTAGAACTGAATACTTATAAAGACCGTGCCGTATTTCAATCTGAGACTCGCGAGCTTCGTTGTGGAGAACAAATGAAGTTTACCCGCAACCACTATCAGAATCAACAGAAGCAGATTAATGGGCAACAGTTCACTGTGTTGGGCTTTAACGCTAATGGACAAATAGAAATAAAGACTAAAGGCAAAACTCAGACAGTTAATCCCGATGCTCTCTTATATTCCGACTATCGCTACGTCGATACAGTCCACAGTAGCCAGGGTAAGACAGCTAACTACTGCATCTATGCTGTGGGTTCTGGTAAGTCTCTCATGCTAGGCAGAGAAAGTTTCTACGTCGCAGCATCTAGAGCCAAACATGAATTTAAAGTATATACCGCTAGTACAAAAGCTTTAGGACTATCAATCGAAAAATCTAGAGGGCAGGAGAATGCTCTCAATCTAATTATGAAACAAAAACTCGACAGCCAATTATCGACTCCATCTAGAGAACAAGAGTTCAAATTACTTGTTTCGGCTAAGTATCTAGTTGAAAGCCAAGGAATACTAGACCCTAATAATTCTCACAGTAAGAGTTATAAGTCAGCAGATGGAACAGAAATTAAACGAGATAAGGATTCTCTGACTGTTACCCATCAAGATAAAGAACTCGTTTTTAATCGAGATAACTCTACGGTCAGAAATACTTTTACTGTCAACGAAATAGACCGCCAAATTCAATCCAGAAATCTGGAGATGCAGCAGCACCTCAATCAAAATCGTACTCAAACTCAATCATTAACAATCGGTAGATCATGA